In a genomic window of Punica granatum isolate Tunisia-2019 chromosome 6, ASM765513v2, whole genome shotgun sequence:
- the LOC116209938 gene encoding uncharacterized protein LOC116209938, translating to MDPTDLDSSLTEMFNTSMTWSHNQAVLELPINEEVLQDTIPLTLLIKPFGFKPPPPKAIIPRLLQAWNTKKGVIIAPKKYAEDLLICLFKDKRDIKSVERERAWSAQGAHLMISRWDRGLSLEEVKFDSVSFWIQIIGIPPELLSAGNITNLAMRADRVVEIGWKDSPSLPKWYITPKALVRVPVTKPICPGSFINRKSGPAT from the coding sequence ATGGATCCCACAGATCTCGACAGCTCTCTTACTGAAATGTTCAACACAAGCATGACTTGGAGTCACAATCAAGCTGTCCTGGAACTTCCAATAAATGAAGAAGTACTGCAAGACACTATCCCTCTGACTCTCCTCATCAAGCCTTTCGGCTTCAAGCCTCCACCTCCAAAGGCCATCATTCCCCGTCTTCTGCAAGCCTGGAACACAAAAAAAGGGGTTATTATTGCTCCGAAAAAATATGCAGAAGATCTCTTAATCTGCCTTTTCAAGGATAAAAGGGATATAAAATCTGTTGAGCGAGAGCGTGCCTGGTCAGCACAAGGTGCTCATCTGATGATCTCTCGCTGGGATAGAGGCCTTTCACTGGAAGAAGTCAAATTTGACAGCGTTTCTTTCTGGATTCAAATCATAGGAATTCCGCCGGAACTTCTCTCCGCAGGCAACATCACCAATCTTGCAATGCGAGCAGACAGGGTAGTTGAAATTGGCTGGAAAGACTCTCCATCCCTACCTAAGTGGTACATTACCCCGAAAGCCCTGGTGAGAGTCCCAGTCACAAAACCCATATGTCCTGGAAGCTTCATCAATAGGAAATCAGGACCTGCAACTTGA